DNA sequence from the Thunnus albacares chromosome 22, fThuAlb1.1, whole genome shotgun sequence genome:
atatttatatttattccttCCTCTTTCCGTGTCATCAGCACCAACTGACCTATGGGAGAGCACAGGACAGGAGGTGGCCTCTGCCCTCAGGGCTTTGGGCCTCCCGGTTGGTCCGGTGGTTACCATGGAAACCCAGAACAAAGGCGGACCTCGGGAGGCGCTAAAAGCGATCAGAGAGGCCgacaaggtcaaaggtcagagcaGCCATTATTGTCTGGGTCAGAGATTACAGTCAGTAAAGTGTAAGAGTAGTAAATAGTAATAGTTCTACTAGTAAAGAGTTGGAGGAACAGCTGACTGTGATCTTGCTCTCAGTGAATAAATGTTCCTGCGTTGTTCAGTTTCTGTTAGTTTGAAGTGATgatgatacattttttattctgaaaaaTCACAATGGGTTCAGCTTAATTACGGAAAAACTCATGATTATACTCATAATAATTTCCCATCaactaaaacaaacagtaaacagtttcctgttAGATGATCTGCTGTCACACATTTTAAACTCCAGTTTATCAGCTGATTTGTAgctgaaatgttaaatattaaagtATTCGGTGAATTATATTCACTTGTTATCTCGCTGATATGTAACTATATCGTTATTAACAGAACTAAGATACGTACTAATGGTCACTGGACTGTATTTTCTGTGGTGTGTGAAGATGATGTGGATCGTAACATGAGTCAGTCAGTATAtgctagctgttagcagctACATGTTAGCACACAGCTGCTGAGGGTTCAGATGTTGACGATCACAGATATAAAATCAGCCAGAAGCACAGGAAGTGTTCCCTCATGTTACAATAGTGTGCTACCCTCACTGCAaggtaaaataagttgtttaggCTACCTGTTGAAGATGTTTGCTGAAGATGCCGTAAGAGCctgtcgtctgcagctcttcatcaaacatcatcatcactgtgtctgtttctgctggtactcttcctctctgcagtgtttacaactgatccactgaacaaagagccCTGAATATCTCCAAATGTTATTGTGTTGACTTGTTTTACTGAAGAATAGCACCACTAACAAAGCTCCGCTAACTCAgtgataaacacatttcatttcaagttcttcacaataaaagccttccaTTAATTTGTCAGTGGAAAGCtcttaatatgaagcagcagcaggaaatggagttacatccaggtaactactatttctTGTGGATGATTGTACCTCTTCAACCCAAATAACATAATGCAAGAACAGGTGTTCAGGGTGCGGAGTGGGAATAAAAGAGGCGCCATTCTTCCTTCATTGTAAAGTaacgttgttgttgttgtttttgagaatttgccaaatgttaaaaaatgtggCAAACTCAGATAAACAGTGAGGCTACAAACAGACAGCTTTCATTATGTAAAACATACTGGTGATGGATGAGACACTGcaggcaaagcagttgaaaatatcacttttctacatgtttatgcccccccccctcccgaaAAAGCCTCCCAATCTTTGAAACCTAAATGTTGGCAGGTCTGGCGTTACTGTTACCTGTGTTTACACCTGCTGCTGTCTGAACTGTTTCAGCtgatttattattgattattataacATTACAAAGTGTTTAAAGTGTTGAACTGTGAGTGGTTTTCTGTTGCAGTGGTGATCTTGTGTATGAGCTCCGTCCTGATTGGTGGAGAGGATCAGCGAGAGCTCCTATTGGCTGCTCTGGACATGGGGATGGTGTCAGATGGTTACATGTTTATTCCATATGATGCGCTGCTGTACGCCATGCCGTACCAGGTAACGAACATATCATCACTTTACTACTTCATCAGTATATTTACGGATCAATAACTTCATCAAACTACATCAGAGAGTTTTTCTCAACTTCTCAGAAGgttaaaataagttaaaattctgttgatttttatttagtTCCACCTTTGACCCGAGGAGGCATTTAATGtgttaaagacaaaatattcttcttcttctggaaGCCAAACACAGTCTCTGTATCACTGAGTTCAGAATATAACtgtacaaacagaaatgtagtGAAATATAACTTCTATCTTtccaaatcctcacatctgtcATTAAAGTCTCAGTCTCATGTTCATCCTTCAGTTTCCTGAATCACAGATTTAAAAAGGAATTAAATCTTCAGAGTTGTTTCCTCAGAATTTACATCTAAAAGTCTGTTGATCAGATTCAGACCTCAAACATCAAGTCGTCTTCTAGAATAAAGTAAAAGAAGCTGAATTCTGTTTGgttctcttgttctctcttttATCCAATCAGGACACAGTATTCCCTCAGCTGACCAATAGCACGCAGCTTCGCCACGCCTACAGCTCCGTTCTGACTGTTACTATGGAGTCCGACCAGAGTTTCTACGAAGCTTTTCATCAAGCTCAGCTGAACCGAGAGATCCGGTCGGCCGTGTCTGCGACGGAGGTAAACatgtacacaacaaatacacaacatgtacacaacatgtacacaacatgtacacaacaaatacacaacatgtacacaacatgtacactacatatacacaacatgtacacaacaatatgtacactacatatacacaacaatatgtacactacatatacactacatatacacaacaaatacacaacatgtacacaacatgtacactacatatacacaacatgtacacaacatgtacacaacaaatacacaacatgtacacaacaggtacactacatatacacaacatatacacaacaatatgtacactacatatacacaacaacatgtacactacatatacacaacatgtacacaacatgtacacaacaaatacacaacatatacacaacaatatgtacactacatatacacaacaatatgtacactacatatacacaacaaatacacaacatgtacacaacatgtacactacatatacacaacaacatgtacacaacaaatacgcaacaaatacacaacaacatgtacgctacatatacacaacaacatgtacactacatatacacaacaaatacacaacatgtacactacatatacacaacaatatgtacacaacaaatacacaacaaatacacaacaacatgtacacaacaaatacacaacacaatatgtacgctacatatacacaacaacatgtacacaacaaatacacaacaatatggtaaatggtaaatggactgtacttgtatagcgcctttctagtcttccaaccactcaaagcgctttttacactacgaatcacattcacccattcacacacattcatacgctgaatgggtacaggggctaccatgcaatgtcccaacctgcccatcagaggaagctaaccattcacacacattcatacactgatggcacagccatcaggagcaattttggggttaagtgtcttgcccaaggacacatcggcatgtggactggaggagccgggaatcgaaccgccgatcttccgattagtggacgacccgctctacctcctgagccacagccccCCCCAATatgtacacaacaaatacacaacaaatacacaacaacatgtacactacatatacacaacaatatgtacgctacatatacacaacaacatgtacacaacaaatacacaacaaatacacaacaacatgtacactacatatacacaacaatatgtacgctacatatacacaacaacatgtacacaacaaatacacaacacaatatgtacactacatatacacaacaatatgtacacaacaaatacacaacaaatacacaacaacatgtacactacatatacacaacaatatgtacactacatatacacaacaatatgtacacaacaaatacacaacaacatgtacactacatatacacaacaatatgtacactacatatacacaacaatatgtacactacatatacacaacaatatgtacactacaAATAcgcaacaaatacacaacaatatgtacactacatatacacaacaatatgtacactacatatacacaacaatatgtacacaacaaatacacaacaacatgtacactacatatacacaacaatatgtacactacatatacacaacaatatgtacactacatatacacaacaatatgtacactacaAATAcgcaacaaatacacaacaatatgtacactacatatacacaacaatatgtacactacatatacacaacaatatgtacactacatatacacaacaatatgtacactacatatacacaacaatatgtacactacaAATAcgcaacaaatacacaacaatatgtacactacatatacacaacaatatgtacactacaAATAcgcaacaaatacacaacaatatgtacactacatatacacaacaatatgtacactacatatacacaacaatatgtacactacatatacacaacaaatacacaacaacatgtacactacatatacacaacaatatgtacactacaaatacacaacaacatgtacactacatatacacaacaatatgtacactacatatacacaacaatatgtacactacatatacacaacaatatgtacactacatatacacaacaaatacacaacaacatgtacactacatatacacaacaatatgtacactacaaatacacaacaacatgtacactacatatacacaacaatatgtacactacatatacacaacaatatgtacactacaAATAcgcaacaaatacacaacaatatgtacactacatatacacaacaatatgtacactacatatacacaacaacatgtacacaacaaatacacaacacaatatgtacactacatatacacaacaacatgtacacaacaaatacacaacacaatatgtacactacatatacacaacaatatgtacactacatatacacaacaatatgtacacaacaaatacacaacacaatatgtacactacatatacacaacaatatgtacactacatatacacaacaatatgtacactacatatacacaacaatatgtacactacatatacacaacaatatgtacactacatatacacaacaaatacacaacaacatgtacactacatatacacaacaatatgtacactacaaatacacaacaacatgtacactacatatacacaacaatatgtacactacatatacacaacaatatgtacactacaAATAcgcaacaaatacacaacaatatgtacactacatatacacaacaatatgtacactacaAATAcgcaacaaatacacaacaatatgtacactacatatacacaacaatatgtacactacatatacacaacaacatgtacacaacaaatacacaacacaatatgtacactacatatacacaacaacatgtacacaacaaatacacaacacaatatgtacactacatatacacaacaatatgtacactacatatacacaacaatatgtacacaacaaatacacaacacaatatgtacactacatatacacaacaatatgtacgctacatatacacaacaacatgtacacaacaaatacacaacacaatatgtacactacatatacacaacaatatgtacacaacaaatacacaacaaatacacaacaacatgtacactacatatacacaacaatatgtacactacatatacacaacaatatgtacacaacaaatacacaacaacatgtacactacatatacacaacaatatgtacactacatatacacaacaatatgtacactacaAATAcgcaacaaatacacaacaatatgtacactacatatacacaacaatatgtacactacaAATAcgcaacaaatacacaacaatatgtacactacatatacacaacaatatgtacactacatatacacaacaacatgtacacaacaaatacacaacacaatatgtacactacatatacacaacaacatgtacacaacaaatacacaacacaatatgtacactacatatacacaacaatatgtacactacatatacacaacaatatgtacactacaAATAcgcaacaaatacacaacaatatgtacactacatatacacaacaatatgtacactacatatacacaacaatatgtacactacatatacacaacaacatgtacacaacaaatacacaacaaatacacaacatgtacactacatatacacaacaacatgtacactacatatacacaacaatatgtacactacatatacacaacaaatacacaacaatatgtacacaacaaatacactacatatacacaacaatatgtacactacatatacacaacaatatgtacactacatatacacaacaaatacagaaCATGTTTATGTGACTACGTGGTGAAACATTGTATGCAGTCGTTTCACTTGAAGGATTAATGTTGGTCATTTagtgacatttaaagagacacgtaggaaacaaaaacaatctgtTGACTTGAGATGTtactttaattatttaaatcatgTGACATGATGACATTCTGTCCTGAACTTTGTCTACAGGTGTCTCCGGTCTTTGGGACCATCTTTAACATGGTGTACTTCGTTGCTAAGGCGGTGGAGGAGCGTCGTCAGGCAGGGGGCGGGCGCTGGGTGACAGGTGATCAGCTCGTCCAATCAGATGGAGGCTTTGACTTCCAGGGCTTCAACCAGGTTAGCAATATTTTAATTCAATTGATTTTAAtataagagaagaaaaaacacatcgAAATGAAGCTATAACTCAGCTTGGATCAAAGAAAGCAGCAGCTTTGTTTGAAGAAGCAGGTTTACGCTCTGAACGTGATCCAGATAACGTCCTGCTTCATGAAACAGACCTCAGAGGAATCTGATCAGATCAACTTCTGACTACGGTATATTATGATGTTGACAGCTCCGTCAGctcctctctgcttcctgttCTTTTCCAGATGTTGTATGGCGGTAAAGAGGGGCGTGGCCTGCAGGCCAGGTATGTGGTGTTGGACTGTGACGGCGACCGTCTTGTGCCGACACACACGCTCGCTCCGACACACACAGACGGGACCGTTGGAGGTCTGAGACCACTGGGCCGCTCCTTCATCTTCCCCGGAGGGAAACCCCCAACCGCCAGCTTCTGTTGGTTCAGTCCAGAGGAGGCCTGCAGTGGTGGTGCGTTCATTATCTACAGGGAGGGTGGGAACTTTGTCTAAAGTAGATTCAGCCTCTGTTGGTTCAGTCCAGTGGAGGACTACAGCAGTGATGCGTTCACTGTCCTACAGGGAGGGTGGGGACCCTGTCTAAGGTAGATCTGGTCACCTGAAGGCCTGAGCTCTGTAGAGCGCCTCTACAGCACATCATGTGTGTATCCAGGACATTCAGCatcaacaggaagtgaaactgaGGAGCTTTGACTCTGATGTtcaatttgtttatttactttgtttacCTGCAGGTGTTGACACGGTGACGCTGTTCTTTGTCTTCCTGTTGCTCTGTGCTCTGATTGGAGCTTTCTTGTACTGGatcaggtgaacacacacacacacacacacacacacacacacacttaaaaagaTTTACAATTGTGAGGATGATCAGcagaaattatttattgatgaaaTGTGAACTGGATCAGGACTGATCAGAATCTTTGTCTGTACAGGAAGTTCAGGAGAGCAGCGAACACCACCAAACTCATCCTGACTCTGGACGACATCGTCTTCATCGACACTCAAGTCAGCAAGAAGGTTCAAACTTTTTACCTCCATGTTTACCTCCTTCTAAATACTCTATACTGTTTATACGAagtactgtttatactgtttatactaCATAGAGCATGGATATGTGTGGGAACAAACACGTAGAGTGTGGATATGTGTGGGAACAAACATAAAGAGCATGGTTGTGTGTGGGAACAAACACGTAGAGCATTGATATGTGTGGGAACAAGGATATGTGTGGGAACAAACAAATCTTCTTGTTGCTTTTGTAGAAACTGAACGATGAGTCCATCATGAGGAGTCTTCTAGAAGTCAAAACTCCGATCCGCTCAATTTGTCGAAGCTACATCCTGGCGACACCTGAGAGCTCCAATATAGGAATACTGGAGGTACacctgtacctgtctgtctgtttaacTCACCTGTCTGTGCTAAATTACAAACTGACCCCGCATTCTGATTGGTTGTGTTGTTACCAGGGTGACTGGGTTTGGCTGAAGAAGATCCCTGTATCAAATACAAtaacagctgtcaatcaaaacacCCAGAGTCTCTTCAGTCAGGTATGATGAACCGTAaacacacagtagacacacagtagacacaTATTCCTGAGTATTATTGATTATATTCTGACAGTGTATTGATCATGTAGTTCCAGTACACTATCTGTCTCCTCTCCAGTTAAGGGAAATGCGGCATGAGAACCTGAACCTGTACCTGGGTTTGTTCCTGGATTCGGGGATCTTTGCCATGGTGGTTGAACACTGTCCTCGAGGCAGCCTGGCGGACCTGCTGGCTGACGGCGACATGAGGCTGGACTGGATGTTCAAGTCGTCCCTGCTGATGGATCTTATCAAGGTGGTGCTGGcactgtggtgtattttcattaaaagtcattggtgtgcttaaagacaatattaagctatgcagattgattttacaagtttataagcaataagggctagtgggatacaatttgtattggtgtagttataatctcacgaaccatatttaatcacactatACATATAGAGGCacagtagaagaatcataatcatacactggagaaatttgagtgtgtttgtattacatgtcatgttgcttgggtctgcattaaagtcttcaacttttagaaaaaatatCCTCTGgaagagatcaagaaataagggtgtaaaatgactaagaataactagaataaaataagaggccagaagacaactggaCAATAATGGTATAAagtgattcccaatacttatatataaaaaattggaCACAATCAGGAAGAATTATGTGGGCCGAgatatgcccacaaacagctcaaaacatgGTCTGAAGAGTTTTTGCCAGCAACGAGTGACGAggaaaaagtaacataataattggtcaaaaattagggaggctggatgataaggtgtggcCTAAGCtgacccaaggacataaaaacaatgccccagagaaaaacctttggagcgatttgatactttgtaaaaagtgctactcgttccccttttttgccggcattaaagaacactttgctacttggacctctgactccctttttattaagagagaggtttttttttgctctgatacatttttctgcaacaattcgaCACAACAGCACTACGTCTGTTGGAGATGACCTCTGTGTTAAGGGCCGTCCACACCAAGAACAATAACTATAACaataactaaatatataaatatctaacTCAAGTTGATGGTGGAGAGACAGTAGTGAACGATATCTGTGGGATCACTTTCAGAGTGATTTGACGACCAATAGAAACACTGACAGCCAATCAAAATCCACCCTCTAAACCATACAGCACGACAAAGTCTGCATCTAGCCTGAAATTTCCAATCAAATTTCCAAACCTGCATATATCATCTGAACTCTGGAAACTGACTGatgcctttatttatttatatttatgtattttaatgcGGTTTTGCTCCTTTCTCACCGCGGACTGATGCACTGTAAACTAGAGCAGAATGACACCCAGAGGTGATTGCTTCAGATAGGTTTGTGTCTCTTTATTATACAATGATGCTGGAACTTTGTTCTGCATGATAATGTAAAAAGAAATGATGAAGTTAGATCAGTGTTCATACTGTGTGTTCCTGCCACAGCACAATAAAGTAGTTAGTCGTCTGTTCGCTTTTGCACATCATGCTTCAGCGACTGCTACCGTCTGTCGGTGCAGTTTGGTCTGTAAATACTGGAGCATCACAGCAACTAGAGTCCCAAAATATGCTGAGCAACACACTGAATCACCAGCCGCCTTTGAACGCTTctgactttctttttctttctctgtgcaaCATAAAGCAGTAACAAGTCATTTTCCTGAGCTGCCGACACAGCTGGAGCACACAGCGCTACCCAAACCCAACTGTTTATAGAACGGTGTTGTTCATCAGTGTGGATGCTCACATCGTTATCATTAAAGTTATTGTTATAGGGTTAGGTTttagttatgttatgttatgttatagtTCTTGTGGTTGGCCCTTTAGAGATAACCTCTAATCAGTTGTACTAATAACGACATAATTAgttgtattaataataataataataataatataatcagtTGTAAtgatactactaataataaagactgtaataataactaataattaataataataatttgtttgttGTGTCAGAGGTCTGTACTATGAAGCAGGATTGGGGTTAGTGAGGTAACTTCAGGTGTAACTTagtggttcacttcttaccagggttcatcaccatggcaacaggttaacttcagaggatcaaCACCcccgaccactgaccaatcagatcactggaaataaagagtcatcattcctacaggatcccgacatggacaaaagtcctgagttacTATAAagtgacttttaaaaaagatcaatatatattttataggtcagtggaaacatgttgctccatgtttctgttttaaatcagagcttctaacaaacagagaTCATTtatgacactaaacacatattttaatagtttagtTGATTTTCTACCAGAGTGAAGCTGACAGTGAGGATGATTTTACTCTGATTCATCACTGCAGTCAGAATAATAtcagacaactgtgtgatgaaaACTGGAAATAAACACCAGAGAACAATAATCctcactgttaattggctccatGATTAGaaatcatcagtcattaactacttttacactctttgcttcagcagcagaaacagtctgacgtTACTTTTAAAGATGCAATAAATGACATTGAGCCTCACTAGATGTCAGCCAACAATATATTTGATATGTAAAGATATTGTGGAGTAATGGTGACCTGAGCAGcgaatgaagtcacactccctctgtgtgttgttatctgagcttctctgttctttgttttgatagccAGTCTGGCCACGCATGcattttagtgcatgtgagagtgcatgttagtgcatgtgagagTGCATGTTAGTGCGTGTAAGCGTGCATGTTAGTGCGTGTAAacgtgcatgttagtgcatgtgagtccctccatGTCTTCCACATCTGCTTACAAGATGGCGTTTgcatcacaaactttctcaacaGCTTCActtcactaaaatatgtttgtgaaaACAGTAACAGAGTCTTGATCCATAATTGATCAGCGCTGCctagtttgatctgagtttcttTAGCTTTCGGTTCAGGGactgcttttttttccaactttattgagtaaacaaCAATCTTAGATGTTGGTGCTAaagtgcgacatctagtggctgaatgtcgTGTACTGCAACTTTAAATTtgttatgtgacatattcagatggtTTCTAAATAGTAAAAATATTCCCTCTATACTTCAGTCATATagaataattcctacatgtatttttagGGACCGaacccaaaaggcagaggactactaTTGCCCTTAGACGAGGAACCTGTTGTTTTTCatatgttggtttgtttgtttgtttcttcattattacgccacttaaaccctaaagttgaccccctaaacatgctcaaaaactcaccagctttggcacgcacatcaggtctggtaaaaaatttgataaaatgtaaaaattaacccctaaagtgccaaaatgtgctctctagccccacctatgtaactaaaatggccgccacggctcgtaggaatgtcgtagagagatcaaaccaaaactcaattattcgtctcatcaagacctacaaatcatatgctgacacccctgacctaaatccaacaggaagtccgcaattagcctttcaaaataagactttgccccaattttggcccccgcacaaatgctatctcctccgagggcgttaatggtatcagctttaatacatgacttatgacactgtgctgaaaaaaagttgtcaaaaactttgtaataactcgaacggtttggattttataagccctgaaagttgcagcgccacatcacccttacaatgtaaaacaatggggaggcaatctatgggcatgaactttgtgtcaaacagaggcttctgacgtctaaactataagtctgaccactttcaaacctgtatcaatggattcaccatgaaatttcctactaaaatatgatttttgatgtaagatttggccaaagtcatgggatttatgaggagatttcacaagaagcgtactctaaaatcctcctctccaactgctcctggtgatgtcactccctcagtgctgtgaaacattccacaatacacactcattataaaatcacaggaggagcaagaaaagactttaaaactcacactctaatatctcaaaaacaataaaagatagaaaaaacatgtaaattcaagatttgtaggtcaaagtctcgtgactcatttaaagttcaaatgaagtttgtatctaaaactatgtggaagcagtaaatgttcaaaaaggtgtgggttcgctcacactctccattcaaatatatgagtatttttctgtgtccagctgcagttacttattgtctctacacacctgacagtacacatgtcaatcaaactttcaaaataaaagcacaccacacttgtaagaaatatccctcatttttaaaaagcaaaatgatctgatcccgacgggccagagaGCGAGGTtccgaccaacgctgcttgcagctttaattttatttatttatgatttctagttttttgttgtatgattacaggctcgtttacatttcacttgGTTGAATCTGCAGGTTCTTggtttcactgtttcatctcGTATCATATGAAgaacttcattcatggttctgatgatgtcgtTCGTAACAACCCGTCTCTTTCACATGAATGCGCTCGTAGCTGTTAAACCAGACTGAGCTGGTTGATAACAGCTTCATAGTTCTGGTTCTGGATGGACCATGTTCAGCTCAGTGAAGCCAAATAACCAGAAGATCCTGGATCTGTTGAACCTGCGTCATGGTTCAGGCTCCTGGTCTCTGACATCATTTATTGatgatttgtttgttgtttctggtctctgacatcatttattgatgatttgtttgttgtttctggtctctgacatcatttattgatgatttgtttgttgtttctggtctCTGACATCATTTATTGATGATTTGTTTGTTGTCTATGGTCTCTGACATCGATTAGAGGTTTAAATCTTCATTTATTGATGATGGACGTTGCTGTCGGTGTGTTTCAGGGAATAAGGTATCTCCATCTACGAGGTCTGAGTCACGGTCGACTGAAGTCCACAAACTGTTTGGTTGACGGACGTTTTGTTCTGAAAATCACTGACTACGGCCTTCCCATGATCCTTCACTCTCAGAGCCTCAACCTCCCTGAAGATCCACAGGGTGAAAACTTAAAACCtacctgtctttctctctgcctgtctgtctccctaCATGACTGTCTAaccctgcctgtctgtctctccacccgtctgtctctcagagCTGCTGTGGACGGCTCCGGAGCTTTTGAGGTCTCCGGTCAGAGGAGGCTCGTTTGCCGGAGACGTCTTCAGTTTCTCCATCATCATACAGGAAGTGATCTCTCGGACGCTGCCATACGCCATGATGGACATGCCCGCCCACGGTGAGACAGGACGTCTGTCTggccacctgtctgtc
Encoded proteins:
- the LOC122974379 gene encoding retinal guanylyl cyclase 2-like: MLLPRWLLGACLWLLSIAEVWTATFKLALIGPWTCDPLFSRAMPTAAANLALSRLRSDRGLSRGYWYDIKLLDEDCSTSKALTELGDMEGYGHAYIGPFNPALCHAASLLAHHWEAGLSSPGCLDADWPNLPPITPPSRVLFTVLRFFRWAHVGIISAPTDLWESTGQEVASALRALGLPVGPVVTMETQNKGGPREALKAIREADKVKVVILCMSSVLIGGEDQRELLLAALDMGMVSDGYMFIPYDALLYAMPYQDTVFPQLTNSTQLRHAYSSVLTVTMESDQSFYEAFHQAQLNREIRSAVSATEVSPVFGTIFNMVYFVAKAVEERRQAGGGRWVTGDQLVQSDGGFDFQGFNQMLYGGKEGRGLQARYVVLDCDGDRLVPTHTLAPTHTDGTVGGLRPLGRSFIFPGGKPPTASFCWFSPEEACSGGVDTVTLFFVFLLLCALIGAFLYWIRKFRRAANTTKLILTLDDIVFIDTQVSKKKLNDESIMRSLLEVKTPIRSICRSYILATPESSNIGILEGDWVWLKKIPVSNTITAVNQNTQSLFSQLREMRHENLNLYLGLFLDSGIFAMVVEHCPRGSLADLLADGDMRLDWMFKSSLLMDLIKGIRYLHLRGLSHGRLKSTNCLVDGRFVLKITDYGLPMILHSQSLNLPEDPQELLWTAPELLRSPVRGGSFAGDVFSFSIIIQEVISRTLPYAMMDMPAHEIVERLKQPPPLCRPVVSVDEAPAECLSLMSECWNEDPSKRPSFDDIFKQFRGINRGKRANIIDSMLRMLEQYSSNLEDLIRERTDELEIERSKTDKLVGQLLPKSVAQALKKGKPVQPEHYSDCTLYFSDIVGFTTISALSEPIEVVDLLNDLYTMFDAIIATHDVYKVETIGDAYMVASGVPNRNGNQHAGEVSNMSLDILHSIGAFKIKHMPEIKVKIRIGLHSGPVVAGVVGLMMPRYCLFGDTVTTASHMEASGLPYRIHISLSTVKVLTSLKLGYHIDTRKAQVKGTEDTYWLMGRDGFTKPLPVPPDLSGGASNHGISLDEIPVERRQKFLDRQKKIKK